A genomic segment from Bacteroidales bacterium encodes:
- the cydB gene encoding cytochrome d ubiquinol oxidase subunit II, which translates to MFETLSLYPLQQYWWALISMLAGLLVFLFFVQGGQTLIGTLSSNDDEKNMLINSLGRKWEFTFTTLVTFGGAMFAAFPLFYATSFGGAYWVWVIILFCFIIQAVSYEFRRKPNNFLGTKVYDIFLFINGSVGVILLGTAIATFFTGSEFSVSDMHLSKWQNQLRGIEAAFNFDNLALGIAVFFLARVLALLYFINNIDNQNIYKKALKQLKINTILFLIFFLYFVFRLIMMTGFSYNPTTKIIFIEPHKYLNNFFEMPIILSLFFWGIIFVLVGIIRDLFLKKKNGIWYAGSGTVLTVFSLLLNAGYNHTSFYPSTYDLQSSLTIENASSSHYTLTAMSYVSLMIPFVLAYIFYAWKIMDKKKIDASEIENDEHAY; encoded by the coding sequence ATGTTTGAAACACTTTCATTATACCCATTACAGCAATACTGGTGGGCACTGATTTCAATGCTAGCAGGCTTGCTTGTATTTCTTTTTTTTGTACAAGGCGGACAAACACTGATTGGTACGCTTTCATCTAATGATGATGAAAAAAATATGCTCATCAATTCTTTAGGAAGAAAATGGGAATTCACTTTTACAACTTTAGTAACCTTTGGTGGGGCTATGTTTGCGGCATTTCCTTTATTTTACGCAACCAGTTTTGGTGGTGCTTACTGGGTGTGGGTGATCATACTTTTCTGTTTTATTATTCAGGCTGTATCTTACGAATTCCGAAGGAAACCTAATAATTTTCTCGGAACAAAAGTTTACGATATTTTTCTTTTTATCAATGGCAGTGTTGGGGTAATACTTCTCGGTACAGCTATAGCAACATTCTTCACCGGTTCCGAATTTTCAGTTTCCGATATGCATCTTTCAAAATGGCAGAACCAGCTAAGAGGAATTGAAGCTGCTTTTAATTTTGATAATCTTGCTTTAGGTATTGCAGTGTTCTTTCTGGCACGGGTACTGGCTTTGCTTTACTTTATAAACAATATTGATAATCAAAACATTTATAAAAAGGCCTTAAAACAGCTTAAAATAAACACAATTCTTTTTTTAATATTCTTTCTATACTTTGTTTTTAGATTGATAATGATGACTGGCTTTTCTTATAACCCAACAACAAAAATTATTTTTATTGAACCTCATAAATATTTGAACAACTTTTTTGAAATGCCGATTATTCTTTCACTATTTTTTTGGGGAATTATCTTTGTGCTTGTTGGTATAATTCGCGATCTATTCCTGAAAAAGAAAAATGGTATTTGGTATGCAGGGTCAGGAACTGTGTTAACAGTATTTTCTCTCCTTCTGAATGCCGGCTATAATCATACATCATTTTATCCGAGCACATATGATTTGCAAAGCTCGCTTACAATTGAAAATGCTTCATCAAGTCATTATACGCTAACAGCCATGAGCTATGTATCGCTTATGATTCCGTTTGTGCTTGCCTATATTTTCTACGCTTGGAAAATAATGGATAAAAAGAAAATTGATGCATCAGAAATTGAAAATGATGAACATGCTTATTAA
- a CDS encoding four helix bundle protein, which translates to MTPDELKDRTKKFALSILELVKKLPNNRTGWIITDQLSRAATSVGANYRASCRARSKADFISKITLVEEEADESCFWLEIIIEGKLIPEKEVLYLLSEARELTAIFTAVGHTSKIKYSKN; encoded by the coding sequence ATGACACCTGACGAATTAAAAGACAGAACTAAAAAGTTTGCACTTTCAATTTTAGAACTTGTAAAAAAATTACCGAATAATAGAACCGGATGGATTATAACTGACCAACTATCAAGAGCAGCTACATCTGTTGGTGCTAATTATAGAGCATCATGCAGAGCTCGCTCAAAAGCTGATTTTATTTCTAAAATTACTTTAGTTGAAGAAGAAGCAGATGAATCTTGTTTTTGGTTGGAAATTATTATTGAAGGAAAATTAATACCTGAAAAAGAAGTTCTCTATTTACTATCGGAAGCCCGCGAGTTAACAGCAATTTTTACGGCAGTAGGTCATACTTCAAAAATAAAATATTCAAAAAACTAA
- a CDS encoding tetratricopeptide repeat protein: protein MRKIFSIFIFCFTIAISSFSQNADSLFSSAFSKYQKGDYQGSVSDYTLLIKLKPENINAYLNRAIAYDCIHEYKKALSDINHVILKQPDADIYMNRGKVYEHLRKYNEAIADYSKAIELSSGQLLNYYNRANAYYESGKYHLALSDLNIIIQTYPKFSLAYYKMGMVYDAMLELDSAIQVYTLSIQLDSTKIETFLNRGFDYKELNRDLSALIDFSFVIKIDSTYSDAYFNRALIYDEHENYEKAISDYTHVIKLEPFASDAYYNRALAKAALGRHSESCRDMMEAAELGDKSAHKYYKQNCLKKY, encoded by the coding sequence ATGAGAAAAATATTTTCTATATTTATTTTCTGTTTTACAATAGCTATTTCATCCTTTTCCCAAAATGCCGATTCATTATTTTCATCAGCATTCAGTAAATATCAGAAAGGCGATTACCAGGGCTCAGTATCGGATTATACTTTGCTCATAAAATTAAAACCCGAAAATATAAATGCATATCTTAACCGAGCTATAGCATATGATTGTATACATGAATATAAAAAAGCATTAAGTGATATCAATCATGTTATTCTGAAGCAACCTGACGCTGATATATACATGAATCGTGGAAAAGTATATGAACATTTACGAAAATATAATGAAGCTATTGCTGATTATTCAAAAGCTATTGAATTAAGTTCCGGTCAGTTATTAAATTATTACAATCGAGCTAATGCATATTATGAAAGCGGAAAATATCATCTTGCTTTATCTGATTTGAATATAATAATACAAACTTATCCGAAATTTTCATTAGCATATTATAAAATGGGGATGGTATACGATGCCATGCTTGAGCTTGATTCGGCAATACAGGTATACACTTTATCCATTCAACTTGATTCAACAAAAATTGAAACATTTTTAAACAGGGGCTTTGATTATAAGGAGCTAAATAGAGATTTGAGTGCACTTATAGACTTTTCATTTGTAATAAAAATTGATTCAACATACAGCGATGCTTATTTCAACAGGGCGCTTATTTACGATGAGCACGAGAATTATGAAAAAGCTATTTCTGATTATACCCATGTAATTAAACTGGAACCCTTTGCATCCGATGCATATTATAACCGGGCGCTTGCTAAAGCTGCATTAGGCAGGCATTCTGAATCATGCAGGGATATGATGGAAGCAGCTGAACTTGGCGATAAGTCAGCACATAAATATTACAAACAAAATTGTTTAAAAAAGTATTAG
- a CDS encoding cytochrome ubiquinol oxidase subunit I, with protein sequence MIDNIDLSLVDWSRAQFTLTAIYHWLFVPLTLGLTFIIAIMETIYVKTGNEEWKRITKFWMKLFGINFAIGVATGIIMEFEFGTNWSNYSWFVGDIFGAPLAIEGIMAFFLESTFIAIMFFGWNKVSKKFHLLSSWLVAIGSNLSALWILVANAWMQNPVGMHFNPDTARSEMLDFWQVLLSPLAVNKFLHTIFSSYIVASLFVLAVSSWFILKKREIIMAKRSMVIAATFGLIASLFTAFTGDGSAYQVAQKQPAKLAAMEGLYNGKNGAGLTMIGILNPLKKFDNDKDDFIFQIEVPKMLSILGYRNSEAFVPGINDLIKGNAENKILSAEEKITKGKEAIAALKIYKNARKVKNTVIADSARKVFEANYSFFGYGYLNKPESIIPNIPMTFYSFHIMVTLGFYFIGFFLLIIFLLLKKKIEHNRFWLRLGIWSFPLAFLASITGWIVAEVGRQPWAIQDLLPTAIATSNIDTSAVQITFFLFAVLFTILLIAEIKIMLTQIKSGPKGGSHV encoded by the coding sequence ATGATTGATAATATTGATTTATCGCTGGTCGATTGGTCGCGGGCACAGTTCACGCTCACGGCAATTTATCACTGGCTGTTTGTCCCGCTAACACTGGGACTTACATTTATCATCGCCATAATGGAAACCATATATGTAAAAACGGGTAATGAAGAATGGAAGCGAATCACAAAATTCTGGATGAAATTATTCGGGATTAATTTCGCTATTGGTGTTGCCACAGGAATCATTATGGAATTTGAATTCGGCACCAACTGGTCGAATTACTCATGGTTTGTCGGAGATATATTTGGCGCACCGCTCGCAATTGAAGGAATAATGGCATTCTTCCTCGAATCAACATTTATTGCCATAATGTTTTTCGGATGGAATAAAGTGAGCAAAAAATTTCATTTGCTTTCATCATGGCTTGTTGCAATAGGTTCAAACCTTTCTGCACTTTGGATTTTAGTTGCAAATGCATGGATGCAAAATCCGGTTGGCATGCATTTTAATCCCGACACAGCCCGCAGCGAGATGCTTGATTTCTGGCAGGTATTACTTTCACCTTTAGCTGTAAATAAATTTCTTCACACTATTTTTTCAAGTTACATAGTAGCATCATTATTTGTTCTTGCAGTTAGCAGTTGGTTCATCTTAAAGAAAAGAGAAATAATAATGGCAAAGCGAAGTATGGTCATTGCTGCTACCTTTGGGTTAATCGCATCATTGTTCACAGCATTTACCGGCGATGGCTCGGCATACCAGGTTGCTCAAAAACAACCGGCAAAACTTGCAGCAATGGAAGGTTTATATAATGGGAAAAACGGCGCAGGTCTTACCATGATTGGTATTCTCAATCCTTTAAAAAAATTCGACAATGATAAAGATGATTTTATTTTCCAAATTGAAGTCCCCAAAATGCTTTCGATACTGGGTTACAGAAACAGTGAAGCATTTGTACCAGGTATAAATGACCTTATAAAAGGAAATGCAGAAAATAAAATTCTATCTGCTGAAGAAAAAATTACAAAAGGAAAAGAAGCTATTGCTGCTTTGAAAATATATAAAAATGCCAGAAAGGTTAAAAATACTGTAATTGCAGATAGTGCCAGAAAAGTTTTTGAGGCAAATTATTCTTTCTTCGGTTACGGTTATCTGAATAAACCAGAAAGTATAATTCCAAACATACCTATGACTTTTTACAGTTTTCACATTATGGTAACACTAGGGTTTTATTTTATAGGATTCTTTTTACTAATTATTTTTCTTCTTCTAAAAAAGAAAATCGAGCACAATCGGTTCTGGCTTCGTCTTGGTATATGGTCGTTTCCATTGGCATTCCTTGCTTCCATTACCGGATGGATTGTTGCAGAAGTTGGAAGACAACCGTGGGCTATACAAGACCTTCTTCCCACAGCAATAGCCACTTCCAATATTGACACATCAGCTGTGCAAATAACATTTTTCCTTTTTGCCGTATTATTCACCATATTATTAATTGCGGAAATTAAAATAATGCTCACACAAATTAAATCAGGTCCGAAAGGAGGCAGCCATGTTTGA
- a CDS encoding TerB family tellurite resistance protein — MGRYGKWLGGGLGWVLGGPIGGIIGFIAGSMYDTVSTDSPTDTANLRHRTSSDDFFVSLLILSSAVMKADNKVLKSELDFVRKFFTQQIGATRTQQYMLILRDIMQKEYSLHDVCSQIRHFMEMPLRLQMLHYLFGIAKADGFVSESETETIHKIANYLGINPNDYESIKAMFVHDSKSAYKILEISPDASDEEVKKAYRKMALKYHPDKVSHLGEEVQKAANEKFKELNNSYETIKKERGMN; from the coding sequence ATGGGCAGATACGGGAAATGGCTCGGCGGCGGATTAGGGTGGGTTCTGGGCGGACCTATAGGTGGCATTATTGGATTCATTGCAGGTTCAATGTACGATACTGTTTCTACTGATTCACCTACCGATACGGCAAACTTAAGACATCGCACTTCCAGTGATGATTTCTTTGTAAGCCTTTTAATTCTTTCTTCAGCTGTAATGAAAGCTGATAATAAAGTGCTTAAATCAGAACTGGATTTTGTACGAAAATTTTTTACTCAACAAATTGGAGCTACCCGTACCCAGCAATACATGCTTATTCTACGCGACATCATGCAGAAAGAATATTCTCTGCATGATGTTTGCTCACAGATCAGGCACTTCATGGAAATGCCACTGCGACTGCAAATGCTGCATTACCTCTTTGGCATTGCAAAAGCAGACGGTTTTGTCTCCGAAAGCGAAACCGAAACTATTCATAAAATTGCAAATTACCTTGGCATCAATCCAAACGACTACGAATCAATTAAAGCAATGTTTGTGCACGATTCTAAAAGCGCATACAAAATTCTTGAAATATCACCCGATGCCAGTGATGAAGAAGTAAAAAAAGCTTATCGTAAAATGGCTTTAAAATACCATCCCGATAAAGTAAGCCATCTTGGTGAAGAAGTTCAGAAAGCAGCTAATGAAAAGTTCAAAGAGTTGAATAATTCTTATGAAACCATCAAGAAAGAAAGAGGGATGAATTAA
- the htpG gene encoding molecular chaperone HtpG: MQTGKINVQTENIFPIIKKFLYSDHEIFLRELISNAVDATQKLKTLVSTGEMKDEIGDISIEVKLNKKKKTLSVIDKGIGMTAEEVEKYINQIAFSGAEEFVNKYKAQTEANPLIGHFGLGFYSSFMVSEKVEIQTKTYKKGPGTKAVKWVCDGSPEFSLDEIEKKERGTEITLHIDKESEEFLEEERVLSLLKKYCKFLPVEIIFGTEKIFEPTGEKDKDGKEKTKEVEKPRIINNTKPLWMQKPVDLKDEDYKKFYHELYPLNFDEPLFNIHLNVDYPFTLTGILYFPKVKRNFEVQKDKIQLYCNQVFVTDSVEGIVPDFLTLLHGVIDSPDIPLNVSRSYLQSDPNVKKISSHITKKVADKLEELFKNNRSDFEAKWDDIKIFIEYGMLSDDKFYERAEKFCLLKNLDGKYFTLEEYENQVKTLQTDKDKNLVYLYTSNQEEQHSFIEIAKERGYDVLILDTVLDSHFVNLLERKLKNTRFTRVDADTIDKLIPKSDELPSKLSEEQKNNLKPIIENQVNKEKFFVQFENLSDSEPPMIIIQPEFMRRMKDMSATGGPSYFGAMPDQYNLVVNTNHPLVTRLLDETDTDKKNRLAKQLTDLALLSQNLLKGEELTKFIKRSIEIID; this comes from the coding sequence ATGCAAACAGGTAAGATTAACGTTCAAACAGAAAACATTTTTCCCATCATTAAAAAGTTTCTTTACTCCGACCACGAAATATTTTTACGCGAATTGATTTCAAATGCTGTTGATGCTACTCAAAAGCTGAAAACACTTGTTTCTACAGGTGAAATGAAAGATGAGATAGGCGATATCAGCATTGAAGTTAAATTAAATAAAAAGAAAAAAACCTTATCGGTAATCGACAAAGGTATTGGCATGACAGCCGAAGAAGTTGAAAAATATATCAACCAGATTGCATTTTCAGGTGCAGAAGAATTCGTAAATAAATATAAAGCGCAAACTGAAGCCAATCCACTGATCGGTCATTTCGGACTAGGATTTTATTCATCATTCATGGTTTCCGAAAAAGTAGAAATCCAAACCAAGACATACAAAAAAGGCCCGGGAACCAAAGCTGTTAAATGGGTTTGCGACGGAAGCCCCGAATTTTCTTTGGATGAAATTGAAAAGAAAGAACGCGGGACTGAAATAACACTTCACATTGACAAAGAATCGGAAGAATTTCTTGAAGAAGAAAGAGTACTGTCATTGCTAAAAAAATATTGCAAATTCCTTCCTGTTGAAATCATTTTCGGAACTGAAAAAATTTTTGAACCCACCGGTGAAAAAGATAAAGACGGAAAAGAAAAAACCAAAGAAGTTGAAAAGCCACGCATCATCAACAACACAAAACCCTTGTGGATGCAGAAACCCGTGGATCTAAAAGATGAAGACTACAAAAAATTTTACCATGAATTATATCCGCTAAATTTTGACGAACCGCTTTTCAATATTCATCTGAATGTCGACTACCCTTTTACACTTACCGGTATTCTTTACTTTCCGAAGGTTAAAAGAAATTTTGAAGTTCAGAAAGATAAAATTCAACTTTACTGCAACCAGGTATTCGTAACCGATTCGGTTGAAGGAATTGTTCCCGACTTCTTAACACTACTTCACGGAGTGATTGATTCACCTGACATTCCGCTGAACGTATCGCGCAGTTATTTACAAAGCGACCCTAACGTAAAAAAGATTTCATCGCACATTACAAAAAAAGTTGCCGACAAGCTGGAAGAATTATTTAAGAACAATCGCAGCGATTTTGAAGCCAAGTGGGACGACATAAAAATATTCATAGAATACGGAATGCTTTCAGATGATAAGTTTTACGAACGTGCTGAGAAATTCTGTTTACTGAAAAATCTTGATGGAAAATATTTCACACTAGAAGAATACGAAAACCAGGTAAAAACTTTACAAACTGATAAAGATAAAAACCTCGTTTACCTTTATACCAGCAACCAGGAAGAACAGCACAGCTTCATTGAAATTGCTAAAGAACGCGGTTATGATGTACTTATACTTGACACCGTTCTTGATAGTCATTTTGTAAATTTACTGGAACGAAAATTAAAAAATACCCGCTTTACCAGGGTTGACGCTGATACTATTGATAAGCTTATTCCCAAGAGCGATGAGCTTCCATCAAAATTAAGTGAAGAGCAAAAAAATAATTTAAAACCAATTATCGAAAACCAGGTTAACAAAGAAAAATTCTTTGTACAATTTGAAAACCTCAGCGATTCAGAACCTCCAATGATTATTATTCAGCCTGAATTTATGAGGCGAATGAAAGATATGTCGGCCACCGGAGGTCCATCCTACTTTGGAGCAATGCCTGATCAATACAACCTGGTTGTAAACACAAATCATCCTTTAGTAACTCGCCTGCTTGATGAAACCGATACTGATAAAAAGAATCGTTTGGCAAAACAACTCACCGATTTGGCGCTGCTTTCACAAAATCTTTTAAAAGGTGAAGAGCTTACAAAATTTATTAAAAGAAGTATTGAAATAATTGATTAA
- a CDS encoding DUF4492 domain-containing protein — translation MKNKSLSKKIVWFYYEGFRNSATAKKLLLILLIKLTIIFLVLKIFFFPNFLNSKFKNEKEKSDYVIEQLTNKK, via the coding sequence GTGAAAAACAAAAGCCTTTCAAAAAAAATTGTATGGTTCTATTACGAAGGGTTCAGAAATTCTGCCACAGCTAAAAAGCTTTTACTTATCCTACTGATCAAGCTTACCATTATTTTTCTTGTTTTAAAAATTTTCTTTTTCCCGAATTTTCTGAATTCGAAATTCAAAAATGAAAAAGAAAAAAGTGATTATGTAATTGAGCAATTAACTAATAAAAAATAA
- a CDS encoding tetratricopeptide repeat protein — MAKIKNLEQKEEYQETNLSSGNWFLRNIKFFTIPILLFVTIIIYSNTLKSEFVLLDDTAKIKDNTVITELSKDNMKEMFSTFIFHTYFPVTLLSYAVDYLIWDGFNSFGFHKTNLFLHLINVLLLYFFAKKFTNNRMAGFIAALIFAAHPMNVESVSWLSERSNLLYTLFFLASMNTYLHYVYYNKNIVSRIFTYLFFILSLLAKSSAVMLPIVFILIDYYKNENFSIKFIFRKIPYLFISFCFGLVAIYASTSTENIKDLSVHYNILDRVFLAFYPLTVYIIKFFAPVNLSVLYPYPLKSGGFLPFLYYLSTLFILLVIFITLKFRTLKKELVFAFLFFFFNISLLLMVVPIGGNFLMAEHFVYVPYIGMAIVAEIIFYKIYDNTITLKIPKQVVLSIFYLLIPVFCIATYMRNNVWKNSTALFSDLVEKQPQDAYAHYSMGTLYMEKHDYENAIKEFNISIKLDNSDANAFYNRSLCFINFNKIDSSFFDADNAIKLNPKLQMAYITRGNVRTLKKDTIGAISDYSKAIELSDKNPIPYYDRGRMYMNTKKYSEALIDFNKAIELNSEYIDAYNNRGITYYFLGEYKKSIEDYNLVIMLDKNYAYAYLNRGLSEIALGDKRGACTDFDNAYDMGVRSAARYMKKYCY, encoded by the coding sequence ATGGCTAAGATAAAGAATTTAGAACAAAAAGAAGAATACCAGGAAACAAACTTATCTTCAGGCAACTGGTTTTTACGTAACATCAAGTTTTTTACAATACCTATTCTGCTTTTTGTAACCATTATTATATACAGCAACACACTAAAAAGCGAATTCGTATTGCTCGACGATACAGCAAAAATCAAGGATAACACTGTAATTACTGAACTTTCGAAAGACAATATGAAAGAAATGTTCAGTACATTTATTTTCCACACTTACTTTCCGGTAACACTTCTTTCCTATGCTGTTGATTATTTAATATGGGATGGATTTAATTCATTTGGGTTTCATAAAACCAATTTGTTTTTGCATTTGATCAATGTTTTGCTTTTATATTTCTTCGCAAAAAAATTTACTAACAACAGAATGGCCGGATTTATTGCAGCTCTTATTTTTGCTGCTCATCCTATGAATGTCGAATCAGTATCATGGCTTTCGGAACGAAGCAACCTTTTGTACACATTGTTCTTTCTGGCTTCCATGAATACTTATTTGCATTATGTTTATTACAACAAAAATATCGTCAGCAGAATTTTCACTTACCTATTTTTCATACTGTCTTTATTAGCAAAATCTTCAGCAGTAATGCTGCCGATAGTTTTTATATTGATTGACTATTATAAGAATGAAAATTTTTCAATTAAATTTATTTTTAGAAAGATTCCGTATTTATTTATTTCATTCTGTTTCGGACTTGTGGCCATTTACGCTTCTACTTCTACGGAAAACATTAAAGACTTATCAGTACACTACAATATTCTCGACAGAGTATTCCTCGCATTTTATCCATTAACTGTTTATATAATCAAATTTTTTGCACCTGTTAATCTTTCTGTGCTTTACCCCTACCCGTTGAAGAGCGGAGGTTTCCTTCCCTTTTTATATTATCTATCAACATTATTTATTTTACTTGTAATATTTATAACACTTAAGTTCCGCACATTGAAGAAAGAACTGGTTTTTGCATTTTTATTTTTCTTCTTCAATATTTCGCTTTTACTCATGGTTGTTCCTATTGGCGGCAATTTCCTGATGGCTGAACACTTTGTGTATGTCCCATACATAGGAATGGCAATAGTTGCCGAAATTATTTTCTATAAAATTTATGACAACACAATTACATTAAAAATACCAAAACAAGTTGTGCTTTCAATATTTTACCTGCTTATTCCTGTATTCTGCATTGCTACTTATATGAGAAACAACGTTTGGAAAAACAGCACTGCATTGTTCTCCGACCTTGTTGAAAAACAACCACAGGATGCTTATGCGCATTACAGTATGGGAACTTTGTACATGGAAAAACATGATTACGAAAATGCAATTAAAGAATTTAATATTTCTATTAAGCTTGACAATAGTGATGCGAACGCATTTTATAACCGTTCATTATGTTTTATAAATTTTAACAAGATTGATTCTTCTTTTTTTGATGCGGATAATGCGATTAAACTAAATCCAAAACTACAGATGGCTTATATTACCCGCGGAAATGTCAGGACACTAAAGAAAGACACGATAGGCGCAATCTCCGATTACAGCAAGGCAATTGAATTATCAGATAAAAATCCTATTCCGTATTACGATAGAGGAAGAATGTATATGAATACTAAAAAATATTCTGAAGCGTTAATCGATTTCAATAAAGCTATTGAGCTCAACTCTGAATATATTGATGCATATAACAATCGCGGCATTACATATTATTTTTTAGGAGAATATAAAAAATCAATTGAAGATTATAACCTGGTTATTATGTTAGATAAGAATTATGCTTACGCATATCTCAATCGTGGTCTTTCAGAAATTGCACTTGGCGATAAACGCGGAGCATGTACAGATTTTGACAATGCATACGACATGGGCGTAAGAAGTGCCGCAAGATATATGAAAAAATATTGTTATTGA